One Mycobacteroides salmoniphilum DNA segment encodes these proteins:
- the dapA gene encoding 4-hydroxy-tetrahydrodipicolinate synthase, protein MARLGTVLTAMVTPFDADGALDVDTAVRLAAHLVDAGCDGLVLSGTTGESPVTSDAEKLTLLREVVAAVGDRARVIAGSGTYDTAHSIKLSRECEAAGADGLLVVTPYYSRPSQAGLLAHFTAVADAVNVPVILYDIPPRSVIPIDFHVIRELAAHPNIVAVKDAKGDLHGGAQVIAGTDLVYYSGDDPLNLPWLSVGAVGFVSVISHFVAGPLRELLAAYNAGDVETARKLNAQVAPVTEACRRLGAVGAVKAGLRLQGIEVGDPRLPNVPPSPEQIEGLAVDMRAAGVL, encoded by the coding sequence GTGGCGCGGCTCGGCACCGTGCTCACCGCGATGGTGACTCCTTTTGATGCCGATGGCGCCCTTGACGTCGATACCGCGGTCCGGTTGGCCGCGCATTTGGTCGACGCCGGGTGTGACGGGCTGGTGCTCTCCGGCACCACCGGCGAGTCCCCCGTTACTTCCGACGCCGAGAAGCTGACCCTGCTGCGCGAGGTGGTGGCCGCCGTGGGCGACCGCGCGCGTGTCATCGCCGGGTCTGGCACCTACGACACCGCGCACAGCATCAAGCTCTCCCGTGAGTGCGAGGCCGCGGGGGCCGATGGGTTGCTGGTCGTCACCCCGTACTACTCGCGACCCTCACAGGCCGGGCTGCTGGCACATTTCACCGCAGTCGCCGACGCGGTGAATGTGCCCGTTATCTTGTACGACATTCCGCCGCGCTCGGTCATCCCGATCGACTTCCACGTCATCCGTGAGCTCGCCGCACACCCGAACATCGTGGCGGTCAAGGATGCCAAGGGTGATCTACATGGCGGTGCTCAGGTCATCGCCGGTACCGACCTCGTCTACTACTCGGGTGACGACCCGCTGAACCTGCCCTGGCTGTCGGTGGGCGCGGTCGGATTCGTCAGCGTCATATCGCATTTCGTCGCGGGGCCGCTGCGTGAGTTGCTGGCCGCCTACAACGCCGGCGATGTAGAGACGGCCCGCAAGCTCAATGCGCAGGTCGCGCCGGTGACCGAGGCCTGCAGGCGTCTGGGTGCCGTGGGGGCCGTGAAGGCCGGGCTTCGGTTGCAGGGCATCGAGGTGGGCGATCCCCGCCTGCCGAATGTTCCGCCGAGCCCGGAGCAGATCGAGGGATTGGCCGTGGATATGCGCGCTGCCGGGGTGCTGTAG
- the thyX gene encoding FAD-dependent thymidylate synthase — MAEIVPLRVQLIAKTDFIAPPDIDWSTDADGGSALVEFAGRACYQSWSKPNPRTATNESYLRHVIEVGHLSLLEHASVTFYITGISRSCTHELIRHRHFSYSQLSQRFVPEADSNVVLPPAVEDDPELVELLRTATDASRAAYVELLEKLESKLADVPNAVLRRKQARQAARSVLPNATETRIVVTGNYRAWRHFIAMRASEHADVEIRRLAIACLRQLADLAPSIFGDFDIATLADGTEVAISPLVYEG; from the coding sequence GTGGCAGAGATCGTGCCGCTGCGCGTGCAGCTGATAGCGAAGACCGACTTCATCGCACCTCCGGATATCGACTGGAGTACCGATGCCGATGGCGGCTCGGCGCTCGTCGAATTCGCCGGCCGGGCCTGCTATCAAAGCTGGTCCAAGCCCAACCCGCGCACCGCCACCAACGAGAGCTATCTGCGCCACGTCATCGAGGTGGGACATCTCTCGCTGCTCGAGCACGCCTCGGTCACCTTCTACATCACCGGAATCTCCCGGTCGTGCACGCACGAGCTGATCCGCCACCGCCACTTCTCCTACTCGCAGCTGTCGCAGCGATTTGTCCCCGAGGCGGACTCCAACGTGGTGCTACCGCCTGCCGTCGAGGATGATCCCGAGCTGGTGGAGCTGCTGCGCACGGCCACCGATGCCAGCCGTGCGGCCTACGTCGAGCTCCTGGAGAAGCTGGAATCCAAGCTCGCCGACGTCCCCAATGCCGTGTTGCGGCGTAAGCAGGCGCGACAGGCGGCCCGGTCGGTGCTGCCCAATGCCACCGAGACCCGCATCGTCGTCACCGGGAACTACCGGGCCTGGCGGCACTTCATCGCCATGCGCGCCAGCGAGCACGCCGACGTGGAGATTCGCCGGCTGGCGATAGCCTGCCTGCGTCAGCTCGCCGACCTGGCGCCGTCGATCTTTGGCGACTTCGACATCGCAACCTTGGCCGACGGCACCGAGGTCGCGATCTCCCCGTTGGTTTACGAGGGATAA
- a CDS encoding DUF6891 domain-containing protein, with protein sequence MRILEWQTGDRDELRGFIRQYLVAGFWSRDEVAESVAEWVDDSGQVDPDEAAALVQQMWNERLAEQATWADTGDYGRLQYTFAHLESEGILARMCFACCRTCGTSEIDFERTINPDPPDWYRYHQWAFHEQDALRLADDNPILYLGYSAFRAHPGLPTDLLEAYQRNEPDAEAQVHERTDAIVGRRIVQLAQHFGLDTSWSGSGKARIEVHADQWRKPLPVGSPPTR encoded by the coding sequence GTGCGCATCCTCGAATGGCAAACCGGCGATCGCGATGAGCTGCGAGGCTTCATCCGCCAGTATCTCGTCGCCGGCTTCTGGTCACGGGACGAGGTAGCAGAGTCTGTCGCCGAGTGGGTGGACGATTCCGGCCAGGTCGATCCCGATGAGGCCGCGGCCCTGGTGCAGCAGATGTGGAACGAGCGTCTCGCCGAACAGGCGACGTGGGCCGACACCGGCGACTACGGCCGGCTCCAGTACACGTTCGCCCACCTGGAATCCGAGGGCATCCTCGCGCGCATGTGCTTCGCCTGCTGCAGAACCTGCGGCACCTCCGAGATCGACTTCGAGCGCACCATCAATCCGGATCCGCCCGATTGGTACCGCTACCACCAGTGGGCTTTCCACGAGCAAGATGCACTGCGCCTTGCCGACGACAATCCAATTCTTTACTTGGGGTACAGCGCGTTTCGCGCCCACCCTGGGTTGCCGACAGACCTGCTGGAGGCGTATCAGCGCAACGAGCCGGATGCCGAGGCCCAGGTTCACGAACGAACCGACGCCATCGTGGGCCGCCGCATTGTGCAACTGGCGCAGCACTTCGGCCTGGACACGTCGTGGTCCGGGTCGGGGAAGGCCAGGATCGAAGTGCACGCCGATCAGTGGCGCAAACCGCTGCCGGTCGGCTCCCCGCCGACGCGATAG
- a CDS encoding YceI family protein — protein MSSWTLGPEHGTLTLRTGVTGRAARIGHRLTIVMDSWTISVEEADGQPASATLVVDVNSLRVDSGEGGLTPLSTPEKAVVRANALKTLDAKRFPTIEFRAETITEAVAGYRMHGSLTIHGTTQMVDIDLAATDDGEGKQLSLTTEVSQRAYRVKPFSMAMGSLKVADLVTVSFEGRRPGA, from the coding sequence GTGAGCTCCTGGACGCTCGGACCCGAGCACGGCACGCTAACCCTGCGCACCGGCGTCACCGGACGCGCGGCCCGGATAGGCCACCGTCTCACGATCGTCATGGACTCCTGGACCATCTCGGTGGAGGAAGCCGATGGCCAACCAGCGTCCGCCACCCTTGTTGTCGATGTGAACTCCCTGCGAGTCGACAGTGGCGAGGGCGGCCTGACACCCCTGAGCACACCGGAGAAGGCAGTCGTGCGGGCCAACGCGCTGAAGACACTGGATGCCAAGCGATTTCCCACTATCGAATTCCGTGCCGAGACGATCACCGAGGCGGTCGCGGGCTATCGCATGCATGGCTCCCTGACCATTCACGGGACAACCCAGATGGTCGATATCGACCTTGCCGCCACCGACGACGGTGAAGGCAAGCAGCTGAGCCTGACCACGGAGGTGTCACAGCGGGCCTATCGGGTGAAGCCGTTTTCGATGGCGATGGGATCACTGAAGGTCGCCGACCTGGTCACCGTGTCGTTCGAAGGACGCCGCCCAGGGGCTTGA
- a CDS encoding winged helix-turn-helix domain-containing protein codes for MSRSTLNVAQARRIAIAAQGFTGPSATSVTRAHVRKLISRIQVLQLDSVSVAVRAHYAPVFSRLGPYDRTLLDDAAWSHSARTPRLLIEYWAHEAALMSIQDWPLMRWRMREYQHGRWARKFVEENPRLVEEVLAAVAELGPCTAGQIEAHLEREAPGRKGPWWDRSETKWIAEALFSSGELTTDKRVGFSRHYQLAHKVIPADIYRREVSDEEAVLELTRRAVRALGLGTEADIRDYFRLAAGQIKPALAALADAGEVEKVAVDGWNAPAYLDPGQTIPRVDRGTALLCPFDPLIFFRPRVERLFDFHYRIEIYTPAPKRQYGYYVWPFLLDGHLVGRVDLKADRAAGTLNAIGAFAEQGQDPSRIAGPLAEQLRTMASWLGLEGVAVGKRGDVVKPLGGVLRTTR; via the coding sequence TTGAGCCGCTCGACATTGAACGTCGCGCAGGCGCGCCGCATCGCGATCGCGGCGCAGGGCTTCACCGGTCCGTCCGCGACTTCGGTGACCCGTGCGCACGTGCGCAAGCTCATCTCAAGAATCCAGGTGCTGCAGCTGGATTCGGTATCGGTCGCGGTGCGTGCCCACTATGCGCCGGTGTTCAGCAGGCTCGGGCCCTACGATCGCACGCTTCTCGACGACGCCGCCTGGAGTCACAGCGCGCGCACGCCACGGCTACTCATCGAGTACTGGGCGCACGAGGCGGCGCTGATGTCCATCCAGGACTGGCCGCTGATGCGATGGCGTATGCGCGAGTACCAGCATGGGCGATGGGCGCGAAAGTTCGTTGAGGAGAATCCGCGCCTGGTCGAGGAGGTTCTCGCCGCCGTCGCCGAGCTCGGGCCGTGCACGGCCGGACAGATCGAGGCCCACCTGGAGCGGGAAGCACCGGGACGCAAGGGCCCGTGGTGGGACCGCAGCGAGACCAAGTGGATTGCCGAAGCCCTGTTCTCCTCGGGTGAGCTGACCACCGATAAACGCGTCGGGTTCTCGCGGCATTACCAGCTGGCGCACAAGGTGATTCCCGCGGACATCTACCGACGCGAGGTCTCCGATGAGGAGGCGGTGCTGGAACTCACCCGCCGGGCGGTGCGTGCGCTGGGCCTGGGAACTGAAGCTGACATCCGCGACTACTTCCGGCTCGCGGCGGGACAGATCAAACCGGCGCTGGCCGCGCTCGCCGATGCGGGGGAAGTGGAGAAGGTGGCCGTCGACGGGTGGAACGCGCCGGCTTATCTGGACCCCGGGCAGACGATTCCACGCGTGGATCGTGGCACCGCGCTGCTGTGCCCCTTTGATCCGCTGATCTTCTTCCGTCCCAGGGTCGAGCGCCTCTTCGACTTTCACTATCGCATCGAGATCTACACCCCGGCACCCAAGCGGCAGTACGGCTATTACGTCTGGCCGTTTCTGCTCGACGGGCATCTTGTCGGCAGGGTCGACCTCAAGGCCGATCGTGCGGCCGGGACCCTCAACGCCATCGGGGCGTTCGCGGAACAGGGGCAGGATCCCTCGCGCATCGCCGGGCCGTTGGCCGAACAGCTCCGCACCATGGCGTCGTGGCTCGGTCTTGAGGGCGTCGCCGTCGGGAAGCGCGGTGACGTGGTCAAGCCCCTGGGCGGCGTCCTTCGAACGACACGGTGA
- a CDS encoding DsbA family protein, with protein MVWVLTGCSRVIDGTASAPAEAAGWGSSQGAGVTVGGAGDVATGITVFVDFQCPFCQRFEAEYGEEITKYVTEGRLQVTYRPVSFLDPISASGDYSSRAAAALFLIDRSGAADPVIQGFIGEMFRRQPAEGVGNLTNLQISDIAAGVGVTGDVLHDISSLQVSDADRQRTAGNEQQLTDHGLGGVPAVIDSSGEMVDPSDADWLARLVGTR; from the coding sequence ATGGTGTGGGTGCTCACCGGCTGCAGTCGCGTCATTGACGGAACCGCGTCGGCACCCGCGGAGGCGGCGGGCTGGGGGAGTAGCCAGGGCGCCGGTGTGACGGTGGGCGGCGCCGGTGACGTCGCCACCGGGATCACCGTGTTCGTCGATTTTCAATGCCCGTTCTGCCAGCGATTCGAAGCCGAATACGGCGAGGAGATCACGAAGTACGTCACCGAGGGACGACTGCAGGTGACCTATCGACCGGTGAGCTTTCTGGACCCGATCTCGGCCAGTGGCGACTATTCGTCGCGGGCCGCGGCCGCCCTGTTCCTGATCGACAGGTCGGGTGCCGCGGACCCTGTGATCCAGGGTTTCATCGGTGAGATGTTCCGGAGGCAACCGGCCGAAGGCGTGGGCAACCTCACCAATCTCCAGATCAGCGACATTGCCGCCGGGGTCGGAGTGACGGGCGATGTGCTGCACGATATTTCATCTCTTCAGGTCAGCGATGCCGATCGCCAACGAACAGCGGGTAATGAGCAGCAGCTGACGGATCACGGCCTGGGCGGCGTCCCCGCCGTCATCGACAGCTCGGGGGAGATGGTGGACCCGTCCGACGCCGACTGGCTGGCCCGCCTTGTGGGAACGCGTTGA
- a CDS encoding dihydrofolate reductase, translating into MTGTIGLIWAQSRDGVIGADGAIPWRLPEDQTRFKAITMGHTVIMGRKTWESLPSSVRPLPGRPNIVLTRDALFEPDGALAVGCLDAALAASDEAPWVIGGGEIYRLFLPLAQRCEVTVVDADVPGDALAPELDESWVVEGNDWQTSASGLRYQFLSYRKVDG; encoded by the coding sequence ATGACGGGAACGATCGGGCTGATCTGGGCACAATCCCGCGACGGCGTCATCGGTGCGGATGGCGCCATCCCGTGGCGGCTACCGGAAGATCAGACGCGCTTCAAGGCAATCACTATGGGGCACACGGTGATCATGGGGCGCAAGACCTGGGAGTCGCTGCCCTCCAGTGTTCGGCCGCTGCCGGGGCGGCCCAATATCGTGCTCACCCGGGATGCGTTGTTCGAACCGGACGGCGCATTGGCCGTCGGATGCTTGGACGCCGCGTTGGCTGCCTCCGATGAGGCCCCCTGGGTCATCGGAGGCGGGGAAATCTACCGGCTGTTCCTGCCGTTGGCGCAGCGATGCGAGGTGACCGTGGTGGACGCCGATGTGCCGGGCGATGCCCTCGCGCCGGAGCTCGACGAGAGTTGGGTGGTCGAGGGAAATGATTGGCAGACAAGCGCATCCGGATTGAGGTACCAGTTCCTGAGCTACCGGAAGGTCGATGGGTGA
- a CDS encoding thymidylate synthase yields MPVPTPYEDLLRLVLDQGTPKSDRTGTGTRSVFGHQLRYRLDDGFPLITTKRVHLKSVIYELLWFLRGESNVRWLQERGVTIWDEWASEAGELGPVYGVQWRSWPTPSGEHIDQISAALDLLRADPDSRRNIVSAWNVGEIPQMALPPCHAFFQFYVADGKLSCQLYQRSADLFLGVPFNIASYALLTHMMAAQAGLGVGDFVWTGGDCHIYDNHVEQVTEQLSRDPYPYPRLVLAQRDSIFDYEYEDITVENYQHHPAIKAPVAV; encoded by the coding sequence GTGCCCGTTCCCACTCCTTACGAGGATCTGTTGCGTCTCGTGCTCGACCAGGGCACGCCCAAGTCGGATCGCACCGGCACCGGCACGCGCAGCGTCTTCGGTCACCAGCTGCGCTATCGCCTGGACGACGGCTTCCCGCTGATCACCACCAAGAGGGTTCACCTGAAGTCGGTGATCTACGAGCTGCTGTGGTTCCTGCGCGGCGAATCCAATGTCCGCTGGCTCCAGGAGCGCGGGGTCACCATCTGGGACGAGTGGGCATCGGAGGCAGGCGAGTTGGGTCCGGTGTACGGGGTGCAATGGCGATCCTGGCCCACCCCGTCGGGGGAGCACATCGACCAGATCAGTGCTGCGCTCGACCTGCTGCGCGCCGACCCCGATTCACGCCGCAACATTGTCTCGGCCTGGAACGTCGGCGAGATCCCGCAGATGGCGCTGCCACCCTGTCACGCCTTTTTTCAGTTCTATGTCGCCGACGGCAAGCTGAGCTGCCAGCTGTATCAGCGCAGCGCCGACCTGTTCCTCGGAGTTCCGTTCAACATCGCCAGCTATGCGCTGCTCACCCACATGATGGCAGCACAGGCGGGGCTCGGAGTGGGCGACTTCGTGTGGACCGGCGGTGACTGCCATATCTACGACAACCACGTCGAGCAGGTCACCGAGCAGCTCAGCCGCGATCCCTATCCGTATCCCAGGCTGGTTCTGGCGCAGCGTGATTCGATTTTCGACTACGAATACGAGGACATCACGGTCGAGAACTATCAGCATCATCCGGCCATCAAGGCGCCTGTCGCGGTATGA
- a CDS encoding phthiocerol/phthiodiolone dimycocerosyl transferase family protein: MKSEFALNVTLRTAETVDIQRMLSVAESELNHLRKYTTIWYVAWLRGDLDVAALSAAATVLQRKHPFLAARVDPVGRRFRVTTEPVRASAVSMRAEPLDDVATLPVLSLDAGTFAVLVHPREAGSAVAVGVDHSIADARLSYVYFHELWELYTHIVMTGEAPQAQRQPIPVAPESAMESRGLLRTTLPVKHWFGDTAWGGQPQENPTAPRTVLGWKQRFDSEVSAALRAAARQRHTTVNTLITGVIALAERALIPVDDDAPVNLGFESLVDYRKHLTPPAELGEIANGIMIARSQVMVRVNDDPVQIGAEVARQIHEDIDSGFLLQSVHHIGDGFLAGDFGPFIRITNPGILPIPPLPAELFLEDFDAQLSTPRTTITDGASVPQASRYEVYSIGDEFTIVCKFPAESLTDTQLRVLRADIVARVHTLAKR, from the coding sequence CGGAATTCGCCTTGAACGTCACACTACGCACGGCCGAAACCGTCGATATTCAGCGGATGCTCTCGGTGGCAGAGTCGGAATTGAACCATCTGCGCAAGTACACAACCATCTGGTACGTGGCCTGGCTGCGGGGTGACCTGGACGTCGCCGCATTGAGTGCCGCAGCGACGGTTCTGCAACGCAAGCACCCTTTCCTCGCGGCACGCGTCGATCCCGTCGGCCGTCGCTTTCGGGTCACCACCGAGCCCGTACGAGCCTCCGCGGTATCCATGCGGGCTGAGCCGCTCGACGATGTCGCAACGCTGCCGGTGCTTTCGCTCGATGCTGGAACGTTCGCGGTCCTGGTCCATCCACGGGAAGCCGGTAGCGCGGTCGCGGTGGGGGTAGATCATTCGATCGCGGACGCGCGCCTGAGTTACGTCTACTTCCACGAATTGTGGGAGCTCTACACCCATATCGTGATGACGGGCGAAGCTCCTCAGGCGCAACGCCAGCCGATTCCAGTGGCCCCGGAGTCCGCGATGGAGAGCCGGGGCCTGCTGCGAACCACGCTTCCGGTCAAACACTGGTTCGGCGACACGGCCTGGGGCGGTCAGCCGCAGGAAAACCCCACCGCACCGCGAACCGTGCTGGGGTGGAAGCAACGCTTCGACTCGGAGGTGTCCGCCGCGTTGCGCGCCGCGGCGCGGCAACGCCACACGACCGTGAACACGCTCATCACCGGTGTCATCGCACTGGCGGAACGTGCGCTGATCCCGGTCGACGACGATGCGCCGGTGAACCTGGGCTTCGAGTCACTCGTGGACTATCGCAAGCACCTGACACCTCCCGCCGAACTCGGCGAGATCGCCAACGGAATCATGATCGCGCGAAGTCAAGTGATGGTCCGCGTAAACGATGACCCTGTGCAGATCGGCGCCGAAGTGGCACGTCAAATCCACGAGGACATCGACAGCGGATTTCTCCTGCAGAGCGTGCACCACATCGGTGACGGGTTCTTGGCGGGTGATTTCGGGCCATTCATCCGGATCACCAATCCTGGAATTCTGCCCATCCCGCCCTTGCCGGCGGAGCTGTTCCTGGAGGACTTCGACGCCCAGCTCAGCACGCCGCGAACCACGATCACGGACGGTGCATCCGTGCCGCAGGCATCCCGCTACGAGGTCTACTCCATCGGCGACGAGTTCACCATCGTGTGCAAATTCCCCGCCGAATCGCTGACCGATACACAGCTGCGCGTGCTGCGCGCGGACATCGTCGCGCGGGTTCACACACTTGCGAAACGATAG